The following proteins are co-located in the Theropithecus gelada isolate Dixy chromosome 19, Tgel_1.0, whole genome shotgun sequence genome:
- the ZNRF4 gene encoding E3 ubiquitin-protein ligase ZNRF4: MLCCRPEPLMPRATRVAVATSLPLSHAVIPTQLPSHPGHRPPGRPQRCPKAPCLPSPVGPSSIQPAKRVTMGWPRPGQALVAVKALLVLSVLQVPAQAVVRAMLEDNSSSVDFADLPALFGVPLAPEGIRGYLMEVKPANACHPVEAPRLGNRSLGAIALIRRYDCTFDLKVLNAQRAGFEAAIVHNVHSDDLVSMTHVSEDLRGQIAIPSVFVGEAASQDLRVILGCDKSAHVLLLPDDPPCRDLDCHPVLTVSWALGRTLALVVSTLFVLNRLWLWAQACCSHRRPVKTSTCQKAQVRTFTRRNDLCAICLDEYEEGDQLKILPCSHTYHCKCIDPWFSQAPRRSCPVCKQSVAGTEDSFDSTTDSFSDEDPSLPGHRPPIWAIQARLRSRRLELLGRASPHCHCSTTSLEAEDTTVSPAPPEAPGQ, translated from the coding sequence ATGCTGTGCTGCCGTCCGGAGCCCTTAATGCCTAGAGCCACCAGGGTCGCGGTGGCCACGTCACTGCCTCTGAGCCACGCGGTCATTCCAACTCAACTGCCCTCGCATCCTGGCCACAGGCCCCCTGGGAGGCCCCAGAGATGCCCAAAGGCCCCCTGCCTGCCGTCTCCAGTGGGACCTAGCAGCATACAGCCGGCGAAGCGGGTGACCATGGGGTGGCCACGGCCAGGCCAAGCCCTGGTAGCGGTCAAAGCCTTGCTGGTCTTGTCGGTGCTCCAGGTGCCCGCGCAGGCGGTGGTCCGGGCCATGCTGGAAGACAACTCGAGTTCGGTGGATTTTGCGGATCTGCCAGCGCTGTTCGGCGTCCCGCTGGCCCCCGAGGGCATACGGGGCTACCTGATGGAGGTCAAGCCAGCCAACGCGTGCCATCCTGTCGAGGCCCCGCGACTGGGCAACCGCTCTCTGGGCGCTATCGCACTGATTCGCCGCTACGACTGCACCTTCGACCTCAAGGTACTGAACGCCCAGCGCGCCGGCTTCGAGGCGGCCATCGTGCACAACGTCCACTCCGACGACCTCGTGAGCATGACCCACGTCTCCGAGGACCTGAGGGGCCAGATCGCCATCCCCTCGGTGTTCGTGGGCGAGGCCGCCTCGCAGGACCTGCGGGTCATCCTGGGCTGCGACAAGTCGGCCCACGTGCTGCTCCTGCCGGACGACCCGCCGTGCCGCGACCTGGACTGTCACCCCGTGCTGACCGTGTCCTGGGCGCTGGGCCGCACCCTGGCCCTGGTCGTATCCACCCTCTTTGTCCTGAACCGCCTGTGGCTCTGGGCCCAGGCCTGCTGCAGCCACAGACGGCCGGTGAAGACGTCTACCTGCCAGAAGGCGCAGGTCCGCACCTTCACGCGACGCAACGACCTGTGTGCCATCTGCCTGGATGAGTACGAGGAGGGCGACCAACTCAAGATCCTGCCCTGCTCCCACACCTACCACTGCAAGTGCATTGACCCCTGGTTCTCCCAAGCCCCCCGGCGCTCCTGCCCCGTGTGCAAACAGTCGGTGGCCGGCACGGAAGATAGCTTTGACTCCACCACCGACAGCTTCAGCGACGAGGACCCCTCCCTACCGGGCCACCGGCCCCCCATCTGGGCCATTCAAGCCCGGCTACGCTCCCGGAGGCTGGAGCTGCTGGGCCGCGCCAGCCCCCACTGCCACTGCAGCACCACGTCCCTGGAGGCAGAGGATACCACtgtctccccagcccctcctgaGGCCCCTGGTCAGTAA